The following are encoded in a window of Methylicorpusculum oleiharenae genomic DNA:
- a CDS encoding EAL domain-containing protein yields the protein MEIVYLEDSSVNSNVPPVLNANINEVYLIDRVTSLVDAIKRLEQYPRYQAVLLDFKLPAKDSLELLSYIRSNGIPLAVIVITETSDFESVITAFKAGVDDYLSNDTDFETHFPVKLKAVLTRSNERKDESYFYEKKVEILKKVKDQSELSLEQQTLKASPDRLRNLLAASPIVLYTLKINDSTYSTSWISENIVKDFGYSQIEALAQDWWIKKIHPDDRKRVIVKVDSLLAEGHSVLEYRFFNKQGEFRWVRDDFNVLYDDNGEPVEILGAWLDITEQKLALEALKRSAAVFENTKDGAVITDLSSIIVAVNPAFCEITGYKAEEVLGKCTSILRSCRHDNKFYHDLWEDLINNGHWQGEIWNRRKNGELYPQFLSISTIHDELGHASNYVGVFTDISQIKQSKERLEHLAHYDPLTHLPNRLLIQSRLKHALEVAQRHDNRIAVLFIDLDHFKTVNDSMGHPIGDELLATVAQRLNKRLREEDSLGRLGGDEFLVVIEQMEKTLDAVELALSLLDRIAEPFTLSNGQTVFIGASIGISLFPDDADSVTELIQHSDSAMYLAKNQGRNTYRFYTEDLTRLANERLNLESRLRRALERKEFFLQYQPLIADLTHEIVGVEALLRWNDPEFGIISPNQFIPLTEETGLIIILGEWVLLNACAQAKAWLDNGRPPLYVAVNLSPVQFRNQDMVCLIKKALDETGLPAEYLELEITEGILMEQADQALITLANLKTLGVSLAVDDFGTGYSSLSYLKRFPLDKLKIDRSFVDGLGTDENDQAIVKAVIAMGHSLGIKTLAEGVETTQQLNILKQLGCQFYQGYLFGKPMMPGDIEKVEKIYL from the coding sequence ATGGAAATAGTGTACCTAGAAGATAGCTCGGTTAATTCGAATGTGCCTCCTGTATTAAATGCAAACATAAACGAAGTCTATTTGATTGATAGGGTTACGTCGCTGGTTGATGCAATAAAACGTCTTGAGCAATATCCGCGTTATCAGGCAGTTCTTCTTGATTTTAAACTTCCAGCTAAAGACAGTTTGGAATTATTGAGTTATATACGATCAAACGGCATACCGCTAGCAGTGATTGTTATAACCGAAACAAGTGATTTTGAATCAGTAATAACTGCATTTAAAGCCGGTGTAGATGATTATTTATCAAATGATACAGACTTTGAAACTCATTTTCCGGTTAAGCTAAAAGCCGTGTTGACACGATCAAATGAGCGTAAAGATGAAAGTTATTTTTATGAAAAGAAGGTGGAAATTCTGAAAAAAGTAAAAGATCAATCTGAATTATCACTTGAACAACAGACATTAAAAGCTTCGCCTGATAGGCTGAGGAATTTGTTGGCTGCCAGCCCGATTGTTTTGTACACATTGAAGATTAACGATTCAACGTACAGCACCAGTTGGATAAGCGAAAATATTGTTAAGGATTTCGGTTATAGTCAGATAGAGGCGTTAGCCCAGGATTGGTGGATAAAAAAAATTCATCCGGACGACAGAAAAAGAGTGATAGTAAAAGTTGATTCTCTTCTTGCTGAAGGTCACTCTGTTCTTGAATACCGGTTTTTTAATAAACAAGGTGAGTTTCGTTGGGTTCGCGACGACTTTAATGTTTTATATGATGATAACGGTGAGCCGGTCGAGATTTTAGGCGCATGGTTGGACATAACTGAACAAAAATTGGCGCTAGAGGCATTAAAGCGATCTGCTGCGGTCTTTGAAAATACCAAGGACGGTGCAGTAATTACGGATCTTTCATCGATCATTGTGGCCGTGAATCCGGCGTTTTGTGAAATCACCGGTTACAAGGCTGAAGAGGTTTTGGGTAAGTGCACGAGTATCCTTAGGTCCTGCCGGCATGACAATAAGTTTTACCATGATTTATGGGAAGATTTAATTAACAATGGTCACTGGCAGGGGGAGATTTGGAATCGACGAAAAAATGGCGAGCTATATCCCCAGTTTCTAAGTATCAGCACTATTCATGACGAGTTAGGCCACGCTTCGAATTATGTGGGTGTTTTTACTGATATCAGCCAAATAAAACAGTCAAAAGAACGCCTGGAACATTTAGCTCATTATGATCCACTGACGCATTTACCTAACCGCTTGTTGATACAGTCAAGACTAAAACATGCACTTGAAGTTGCTCAGCGTCATGATAATCGCATAGCGGTTTTATTTATTGATCTGGATCATTTTAAAACGGTTAATGACAGCATGGGTCACCCGATAGGTGATGAATTACTGGCAACGGTCGCACAACGATTAAATAAGCGGCTCAGAGAGGAAGACAGTTTAGGGAGATTGGGTGGAGACGAGTTTTTAGTGGTCATTGAACAAATGGAAAAAACGCTGGATGCCGTCGAATTGGCTTTATCGCTATTAGATCGTATTGCGGAACCTTTTACCTTAAGTAATGGCCAGACGGTTTTTATTGGCGCAAGTATTGGTATCAGTTTGTTTCCGGATGATGCGGACTCTGTGACTGAGTTGATTCAGCATTCCGATTCGGCGATGTATCTGGCTAAAAATCAGGGGCGAAATACCTACCGGTTTTATACGGAAGATCTTACGCGCTTGGCAAATGAACGCCTTAATTTGGAAAGCCGTTTAAGACGTGCGCTGGAAAGAAAAGAGTTCTTTTTACAATATCAGCCTTTAATTGCCGATTTGACGCATGAAATTGTCGGTGTTGAGGCGTTATTGCGTTGGAATGATCCAGAGTTTGGGATTATTTCACCTAATCAATTCATTCCGTTGACTGAAGAAACCGGGCTGATCATCATATTAGGCGAGTGGGTTCTGCTTAATGCATGCGCACAAGCTAAAGCATGGCTGGATAACGGTCGTCCTCCTCTGTATGTCGCTGTAAATTTATCACCGGTTCAATTTAGAAATCAGGATATGGTCTGTCTGATAAAAAAAGCACTGGATGAAACCGGACTGCCGGCAGAATATTTGGAACTAGAAATTACAGAAGGCATTTTAATGGAGCAAGCGGATCAGGCTCTGATAACCCTGGCAAATTTAAAGACATTAGGCGTAAGTCTTGCTGTGGATGATTTTGGAACAGGTTATTCATCACTTTCTTATCTGAAGCGTTTTCCTTTGGACAAGCTCAAAATTGACCGGAGTTTTGTTGATGGTTTGGGAACTGACGAAAATGATCAGGCGATAGTAAAAGCAGTAATCGCAATGGGCCACAGTCTTGGAATCAAAACATTGGCGGAAGGTGTAGAGACAACTCAGCAACTCAACATACTCAAGCAGTTAGGTTGTCAATTTTATCAAGGGTATTTGTTCGGTAAACCTATGATGCCTGGGGATATTGAAAAAGTTGAAAAAATTTATTTATGA
- a CDS encoding GGDEF domain-containing protein yields the protein MNFFNKSDEDKWKEKYLNLLDQQELAEKLSVENEELLCKTVVRLALIAKGFQKPLDPYIDKIYNAVKSGLQNTQLKQDLEALTRAVLTLNEIEEPDSAEVTSLLFEFLVTLYSDETKVEAFRQIEKKQHHNEFKSRNDLFNALLAVTEPTSDSKELHAPESVDSTERIATKTVCSQLLILLNDLEVPFEFEARAQLLRDQLQTSHNAASLKSLLNQFVSLLVSIKNHMELEQNDIQEFLSYITDQLTELGLQASDANAASHQSTLSRNKLDQFVAEQMQDLQKTSASATNLDPLKQIISMRLEAIAQQIKLHREQEEQQRLFAEKQLDELSCRILKMETEAVELKSSLVMAHNKALRDPLTGIGNRISFDERMETEFSRWLRYKTPLSLIIWDIDNFKKINDTFGHKAGDKTLKIIAQLLSENCRNSDFLCRFGGEEFTMLLPNTDSESALTLANKLRMIIERTRFLSSGKTIEITISSGISDFKDNDVPETVFERADQALYQAKNNGRNQCIIG from the coding sequence ATGAACTTTTTTAATAAAAGTGATGAAGATAAATGGAAAGAGAAGTACCTAAACCTTCTCGATCAGCAAGAATTAGCCGAAAAACTGAGCGTTGAGAATGAAGAACTTCTCTGTAAAACAGTTGTAAGACTGGCTTTAATCGCAAAGGGCTTCCAAAAGCCCCTTGATCCCTACATCGACAAGATTTATAACGCTGTTAAATCCGGATTACAAAATACCCAGCTAAAACAAGATTTAGAAGCACTGACCAGAGCAGTTTTAACGCTGAATGAAATTGAGGAGCCGGATAGTGCGGAAGTCACATCCTTGCTATTCGAATTTCTGGTTACGCTTTATTCAGATGAAACGAAAGTTGAAGCATTCAGGCAAATTGAGAAGAAACAACATCATAATGAGTTTAAATCTCGCAATGATTTGTTCAATGCACTATTGGCAGTCACAGAACCCACCAGCGATAGCAAAGAACTACATGCCCCGGAATCTGTAGATTCAACGGAGAGAATTGCAACAAAAACGGTATGCAGCCAATTGTTGATTTTACTCAACGACCTTGAAGTTCCCTTTGAGTTTGAGGCACGAGCACAGCTTCTGCGAGATCAGCTACAAACATCTCATAATGCTGCGTCGCTTAAATCACTGTTAAATCAGTTTGTGTCTTTATTGGTTTCCATCAAAAATCACATGGAATTGGAACAAAATGATATTCAGGAGTTTTTGTCTTATATCACCGATCAACTGACTGAACTGGGCTTACAAGCCAGTGATGCCAATGCCGCTTCACACCAATCCACATTAAGCCGAAACAAACTGGATCAGTTTGTCGCCGAGCAGATGCAAGACTTGCAAAAAACATCCGCAAGTGCAACCAATCTTGATCCATTAAAACAAATCATTAGTATGCGGCTTGAAGCCATAGCTCAACAAATAAAGCTGCATCGTGAACAAGAAGAACAACAGAGGCTATTTGCAGAAAAGCAATTGGATGAGCTTAGCTGCCGTATTCTGAAAATGGAAACCGAAGCTGTAGAACTCAAATCAAGTTTAGTGATGGCTCACAATAAGGCATTACGAGACCCGCTTACCGGCATAGGTAATCGTATTTCTTTCGATGAACGCATGGAAACCGAATTTTCACGCTGGCTTCGTTATAAAACACCGCTGTCACTCATTATTTGGGATATCGATAATTTTAAAAAAATCAATGACACATTCGGACATAAGGCTGGTGATAAAACGCTTAAGATCATAGCGCAATTATTGAGTGAAAATTGCCGTAATTCTGACTTCCTATGTCGTTTTGGCGGAGAGGAGTTCACTATGTTGCTGCCAAATACTGACAGTGAGTCAGCACTAACTCTCGCCAATAAATTAAGAATGATTATAGAAAGGACTCGTTTTTTATCGAGTGGTAAAACAATTGAAATTACCATTTCCAGCGGCATCAGTGATTTCAAAGATAACGATGTCCCGGAGACCGTCTTCGAAAGAGCAGACCAAGCTTTGTATCAGGCAAAAAACAATGGCCGAAACCAATGCATTATTGGCTAA
- a CDS encoding thiol:disulfide interchange protein DsbA/DsbL codes for MLIKKTRNILLMFFLLGFSTLLQAENQGYEVISPAQPTQNPDKIEIIEFFWYGCPHCYHLEPDLNKWLKSKPDNVEFIRMPAVFSSLWEKHAKAYFTAEALGVVDKVHADFFDAIQNKKQTLDTEEALLKFFTSHGVSEADFKNAYGSFLVDAKVRQAKALAPRYGITGVPAIIINGKYKTNGPLAKSQENMINVMNQLIKQESGQ; via the coding sequence ATGCTTATTAAAAAAACTCGTAACATACTGCTTATGTTTTTTTTGTTAGGTTTTTCAACATTACTGCAGGCTGAAAATCAGGGCTACGAAGTAATAAGTCCGGCACAGCCCACTCAAAATCCTGACAAAATAGAAATCATTGAGTTCTTTTGGTACGGCTGCCCTCACTGCTACCATTTGGAGCCCGATTTAAACAAATGGCTTAAAAGCAAGCCCGATAACGTTGAGTTCATCCGTATGCCTGCTGTATTTAGCAGCTTATGGGAAAAACACGCAAAAGCTTATTTCACGGCTGAAGCGCTAGGGGTTGTTGACAAAGTTCATGCCGATTTTTTTGATGCCATTCAGAACAAAAAACAAACTTTAGATACTGAGGAAGCGTTGCTTAAATTTTTTACTTCTCATGGCGTTAGCGAAGCGGACTTTAAAAATGCATATGGCTCTTTTCTTGTCGATGCCAAAGTTCGGCAAGCTAAAGCTTTAGCCCCTCGTTATGGTATTACTGGCGTACCTGCTATTATTATCAATGGTAAATATAAAACGAATGGACCTCTTGCCAAATCGCAAGAGAACATGATCAACGTAATGAATCAGTTGATTAAACAGGAAAGCGGGCAGTAG
- a CDS encoding c-type cytochrome, translating to MKKKLLALSISLASALTPNLLHAEANSNAGKEKAAACAGCHGEDGNSMVSTFPKLAQQHSSYLIKELKAFKAGTRVNAMMNPLAMGLSDEDIEDIAAYYNSKKISANTLPTLEVNEDDQAEADPNKAAESDINQLIAEGSDLYRNGDIKREVSACIACHGPFGEGNKPAAFPAIKSQHADYLIKTLNDFKSGERSNNPDNMMHMIAKKMTEKEIKSVSYYISMMKP from the coding sequence ATGAAGAAAAAACTGCTGGCACTTTCAATTTCTCTGGCATCTGCGTTAACACCCAACTTGTTACATGCCGAAGCCAATAGTAACGCGGGTAAAGAAAAAGCCGCCGCTTGCGCTGGATGCCACGGCGAAGACGGTAACAGCATGGTATCAACATTCCCCAAGCTTGCACAGCAGCATTCTTCTTACTTGATTAAAGAATTAAAAGCTTTCAAGGCCGGTACTCGGGTTAATGCCATGATGAATCCTCTGGCTATGGGTTTGAGTGATGAGGATATCGAGGACATCGCGGCTTATTACAATTCAAAAAAGATTTCGGCAAATACCTTACCTACTCTCGAAGTAAATGAAGATGATCAAGCCGAAGCGGATCCCAACAAAGCAGCTGAGAGCGACATCAACCAATTGATTGCCGAAGGCAGCGATTTATACCGTAATGGCGATATTAAAAGAGAAGTCTCCGCATGCATCGCTTGCCATGGCCCCTTTGGTGAAGGTAACAAACCGGCTGCTTTTCCTGCGATTAAATCGCAACATGCTGATTACCTGATAAAAACCTTGAACGATTTTAAATCAGGGGAGCGTAGCAATAACCCTGACAATATGATGCATATGATTGCTAAAAAAATGACTGAAAAAGAGATCAAATCGGTATCCTATTATATTTCCATGATGAAACCTTAA
- the yihA gene encoding ribosome biogenesis GTP-binding protein YihA/YsxC, which translates to MNPVYHQAKFINSAPDLRSAPEDKGLEIAFAGRSNAGKSSAINTLTSQKSLARISKTPGRTQLLNFFAIDEHKRFVDLPGYGYAKVPVQVKKKWHVMIESYLTGRKALCGIVLVMDVRHPMMEFDKQMVDWCRHAKIPLHILLTKSDKLNYGAAKNTLLSVQKELANSEIQVSVQLFSALKKVGIDEIHGLLDQWFNPDPLNE; encoded by the coding sequence ATGAATCCAGTTTATCATCAAGCAAAATTTATTAACAGCGCGCCGGATTTACGCAGTGCTCCTGAGGACAAAGGCCTCGAAATAGCATTTGCAGGCCGTTCAAACGCAGGAAAATCAAGTGCGATCAATACGCTCACTTCACAAAAATCTTTAGCAAGAATAAGCAAGACACCAGGCCGTACCCAGTTGCTTAATTTTTTTGCTATTGACGAGCATAAACGCTTTGTCGATTTACCGGGTTATGGCTATGCCAAGGTACCGGTCCAAGTCAAAAAGAAATGGCATGTGATGATTGAAAGTTATTTAACCGGTCGCAAGGCGCTGTGCGGCATTGTTTTGGTTATGGACGTTCGGCATCCCATGATGGAATTTGATAAGCAGATGGTTGACTGGTGCAGGCACGCCAAAATACCTTTGCATATCTTGCTGACCAAATCGGATAAATTAAATTATGGCGCGGCCAAAAATACGTTATTGAGTGTTCAAAAAGAGCTAGCGAATTCTGAAATACAAGTTTCCGTGCAGCTATTTTCAGCACTTAAAAAAGTTGGGATTGATGAAATTCACGGGCTGCTGGATCAATGGTTCAATCCGGATCCATTAAATGAATAA
- the polA gene encoding DNA polymerase I, producing MSQQQSPYLVLIDGSSFLFRAYHAVPPLTSPQGLPTNAIYGVTNMLRKLMNDYPTEYIAVIFDAPGKTFRHDLFDQYKAHRPTMPDDLRVQIEPLHRLIQCMGLPLIMEPDVEADDVIGALARQAEQRDFKVVISTGDKDMAQLVSDHITLDNTMSNTRTDIQGVIEKFGVKPEQIIDYLALMGDSVDNIPGVPKVGPKTAAKWLTEYGTLENLVAHADQITGKIGENLRASIDQLPLSKVLTTIKCDIPLHYELDDLKIRPIDKDDLKSQLTELGLLSWLKQLNNTSDVSRASPETLIEDCPPVERHYETILTDQDFNRWFEQLNQASLFAFDTETTSLDYSQAEIVGVSFAIESGKAAYVPLAHDYPDVPEQLDRATILEKLRPLLENPEKSKLGQNLKYDANVLANYDIELKGITEDTMLESYVLNSTATKHNMDDLAKEYLGLTTIHYEDVTGKGVKQISFREVTLEQATPYAAEDADITLRLHHVLSAKLKEQPALLALYKDIEVPLLSVLSRIERKGVLIDCAMLAQHSLELAGQITSIEQHAHNLAGKTFNLGSPKQIQSIIYDQMNIPVIKKTPKGQPSTEESVLQELAIDYPLPKLILDYRSLSKLKSTYTDKLPQQINPKTGRVHTSYHQAVAATGRLSSSDPNLQNIPIRSSEGRRIRQAFISPDGYKIVAADYSQIELRIMAHLSADSGLLAAFSQGQDIHSATAAEVFGVSLEHVTSDLRRSAKAINFGLIYGMSSYGLAQQLGLSRGQAQSYIDLYFARYPGVKQYMERIKAVAKEQGYVETLFGRRLYLPEINSRNAARRQYAERTAINAPMQGTAADIIKRAMISVDEWLQHDKPDAKMIMQVHDELVFEIAAADLNQCVDRIRSIMCSAAQLDVPLIVDIGSGNNWDEAH from the coding sequence ATGTCTCAACAGCAATCACCCTATCTAGTTCTTATCGACGGTTCCTCATTTTTGTTTCGCGCTTATCATGCGGTACCGCCATTGACCAGTCCTCAAGGGTTACCGACCAATGCGATTTACGGTGTGACGAACATGCTGCGCAAGTTAATGAATGATTACCCAACCGAATACATTGCGGTAATTTTCGATGCCCCGGGAAAAACCTTCCGTCATGACTTATTTGATCAATATAAAGCCCACCGGCCGACTATGCCTGATGATTTAAGGGTGCAAATCGAACCGCTGCATCGGCTGATACAATGTATGGGCTTACCGTTAATCATGGAACCGGACGTTGAAGCCGATGACGTTATCGGAGCGCTTGCCCGGCAAGCTGAACAGCGCGATTTCAAAGTCGTCATCTCGACGGGCGATAAAGACATGGCACAATTAGTATCGGACCACATTACGCTGGACAATACCATGTCCAATACTCGCACCGATATTCAAGGGGTGATCGAAAAATTCGGCGTAAAGCCTGAACAAATCATTGATTATCTAGCGTTAATGGGGGACAGCGTTGATAACATTCCAGGCGTACCCAAGGTGGGTCCGAAAACGGCCGCCAAATGGCTGACTGAATACGGAACACTGGAAAACCTGGTAGCCCATGCCGATCAGATAACCGGAAAAATCGGTGAAAATTTGCGCGCCAGTATCGATCAGCTGCCTCTTTCAAAAGTGCTGACGACGATAAAATGCGATATTCCTTTGCATTATGAATTGGATGATTTGAAAATCAGGCCCATTGACAAAGACGATTTAAAATCTCAACTTACTGAACTCGGTCTTTTGTCCTGGCTTAAACAATTGAACAACACCAGCGATGTGAGTCGAGCCAGTCCTGAAACTTTAATCGAGGATTGTCCGCCTGTTGAACGGCACTATGAAACTATTTTGACTGATCAGGATTTCAACCGCTGGTTTGAACAATTGAATCAGGCTTCTCTGTTTGCATTTGATACTGAAACAACCAGTCTGGACTACAGTCAGGCAGAAATTGTCGGTGTGTCTTTCGCAATAGAATCCGGCAAGGCGGCTTATGTACCCTTAGCGCATGATTATCCGGATGTTCCAGAACAGCTGGATAGAGCCACGATATTGGAAAAATTGCGTCCGCTCCTCGAAAACCCTGAAAAATCCAAGCTAGGCCAAAATCTGAAGTATGACGCGAATGTACTCGCCAATTACGACATAGAACTGAAAGGCATCACTGAAGATACGATGCTTGAATCTTATGTGTTAAACAGCACAGCAACAAAACACAACATGGACGATTTAGCAAAAGAGTATCTGGGCTTAACCACCATTCATTATGAAGATGTGACAGGAAAAGGCGTCAAACAGATTTCATTCCGGGAAGTGACGCTGGAGCAAGCCACGCCTTATGCCGCTGAAGACGCCGATATCACCCTGAGACTGCATCACGTTCTCAGCGCTAAACTGAAAGAGCAACCCGCGCTGCTGGCGTTATATAAGGACATAGAAGTCCCGTTGCTGAGTGTCTTGTCCCGCATCGAAAGAAAGGGTGTTCTGATTGATTGTGCGATGCTGGCTCAACACAGCCTGGAACTGGCCGGTCAGATTACTTCCATTGAACAACATGCTCACAATCTGGCCGGTAAAACCTTCAACCTGGGCTCCCCCAAACAAATACAATCGATCATTTATGATCAGATGAACATACCGGTTATCAAAAAGACGCCCAAAGGTCAACCATCCACTGAGGAATCGGTGCTGCAGGAACTCGCAATTGACTACCCGCTACCCAAACTGATTCTGGACTACCGTAGCCTGAGTAAGCTCAAATCCACGTATACCGACAAATTACCGCAGCAGATCAACCCCAAAACTGGCCGGGTTCATACCTCATACCACCAGGCGGTAGCGGCAACAGGAAGGCTATCTTCCTCGGATCCTAACCTGCAGAATATCCCGATCCGCAGTAGCGAAGGCCGCCGAATCCGCCAGGCATTCATCTCACCTGACGGTTATAAAATCGTCGCAGCAGATTACTCCCAAATCGAACTGCGCATTATGGCCCATTTATCGGCTGACTCGGGATTACTGGCAGCATTCTCGCAAGGACAGGATATCCACAGTGCCACGGCGGCTGAGGTTTTTGGTGTTTCATTGGAACACGTAACATCGGATTTGAGGCGTTCCGCCAAAGCCATCAATTTTGGGCTGATTTACGGCATGTCTTCTTACGGCTTAGCGCAACAGCTCGGCTTGTCGCGTGGTCAGGCCCAATCGTATATTGATTTATATTTTGCCCGTTATCCCGGAGTAAAACAGTATATGGAAAGAATCAAAGCAGTTGCCAAAGAACAGGGCTATGTAGAAACCTTGTTCGGCCGCAGGCTTTACCTGCCCGAAATTAATTCTCGCAATGCCGCTCGCCGTCAATACGCCGAGAGAACGGCCATCAACGCACCTATGCAAGGTACTGCTGCCGATATTATTAAACGCGCAATGATATCGGTGGATGAGTGGCTTCAACATGATAAGCCTGATGCCAAAATGATTATGCAAGTACACGATGAATTGGTTTTTGAGATAGCGGCGGCCGATCTAAATCAATGCGTAGACCGGATTCGCTCGATTATGTGCTCGGCGGCTCAACTTGATGTTCCGCTGATTGTCGATATAGGTAGTGGGAATAATTGGGATGAAGCCCATTAG
- a CDS encoding RelA/SpoT family protein, translating into MDKTIISVQQLMSGFSQTDSLKIEKALAIVSQTDASPPSLRPRGIDVAMILMAVHIDVETILAALLSDSRIAGRISEPDIEKKFGSIVAALVKDVNWLNKLTVYNLEMANQPNQAEILRRMLLAMTHDVRAVLIKLAYRIQRLRNLHSEDYDMRRFIAQESLDIYAPLANRLGINQFKWELEDLAFRYLDPQNYRFIAKSLADNRNQREACIQSFKETLSQALENEHINAKVYGRPKHIYSIWNKMFRKNLAFEDLYDLLAVRVIVDNMATCYSVLGLVHSLWQYIPKEFDDYIANPKENGYQSLHTVILDTQGNRIEVQIRTRDMHEFAELGVAAHWRYKEGSQHNAATAKNIASLRKLLDERDNNAILIENFRTELFTDRVFVLTPAGKLVDLIKGATPLDFAYAIHTEIGHSCRGAKVDGQIRPLTYQLKSGQRVEIITVKNGYPNLNWIDPSLGYLKTSRAISKVKSWFKQQKQCENITIGKQLLDKEVKRLGVKALNLDELIKHFKMEDSNFFFESLGRGDISVQQIAHALQIPELEPAQLRYSPQKNLPRSQITVGGIDNIETSLAKCCSPVKGDNIIGFISHKRGITIHRRNCPNILALDPEKKLQLIAAEWNSGQQTRHIVPIVIHAYNSQTLLNDVSQILFQSKVHITDASLRTHTDLSAILYMSILIENTAQLSQVLSRISQLPTITAVKRKT; encoded by the coding sequence ATGGACAAAACTATAATTTCAGTTCAGCAATTGATGAGCGGCTTTTCGCAAACCGATTCGCTGAAAATAGAGAAGGCTCTCGCCATTGTCAGTCAGACTGATGCGAGCCCGCCCAGCCTCAGGCCCAGAGGGATTGATGTAGCCATGATATTGATGGCAGTACACATCGATGTGGAGACCATTTTGGCCGCTCTCCTTAGCGACTCGCGTATCGCTGGACGTATTAGCGAACCTGACATTGAAAAAAAATTCGGCTCGATCGTCGCCGCCCTTGTTAAAGATGTCAACTGGCTTAACAAATTAACCGTATACAACCTGGAAATGGCCAATCAGCCCAATCAGGCAGAGATATTACGGCGAATGTTGCTGGCCATGACCCATGATGTCCGGGCGGTACTGATTAAACTTGCATACCGTATTCAAAGGTTACGTAATCTTCACAGTGAAGATTACGATATGCGCCGTTTTATTGCGCAAGAATCACTGGATATTTACGCGCCACTGGCAAACCGGCTGGGGATAAATCAATTCAAATGGGAATTGGAAGACCTGGCTTTCCGTTATCTTGATCCTCAAAACTACCGCTTCATTGCAAAGTCTCTGGCGGACAACAGGAATCAGCGGGAAGCCTGTATTCAATCCTTCAAAGAAACATTATCTCAAGCGCTGGAAAATGAACATATTAACGCCAAGGTTTATGGAAGGCCTAAACACATCTACAGCATTTGGAACAAAATGTTCCGGAAAAATCTGGCGTTTGAAGATTTGTACGACCTGTTGGCCGTGCGCGTTATCGTTGACAATATGGCTACCTGTTATTCAGTACTAGGGCTGGTGCACAGCCTTTGGCAATACATCCCTAAAGAATTTGATGATTACATAGCAAACCCCAAAGAAAATGGCTATCAGTCTTTGCATACTGTCATTCTTGATACTCAGGGAAACCGGATAGAAGTCCAAATCCGGACACGCGATATGCATGAATTTGCTGAACTCGGTGTGGCAGCCCATTGGCGTTATAAAGAAGGCAGTCAGCACAATGCTGCAACCGCAAAAAACATTGCTTCATTGCGTAAGCTTCTCGATGAGCGTGATAATAATGCCATTCTGATCGAAAATTTCCGTACTGAATTATTCACCGATAGAGTGTTTGTATTAACTCCAGCGGGAAAACTGGTTGACCTGATCAAAGGAGCCACACCACTGGACTTTGCTTATGCCATCCACACGGAGATCGGGCATAGCTGCCGCGGAGCTAAAGTTGACGGCCAGATAAGACCGCTTACCTATCAGCTTAAATCCGGCCAACGGGTAGAAATTATCACCGTCAAAAACGGTTACCCCAATCTGAACTGGATAGATCCCAGCTTGGGCTATCTGAAAACATCCCGTGCCATCAGTAAAGTAAAAAGCTGGTTTAAGCAACAAAAGCAATGCGAAAACATCACTATCGGTAAACAGCTATTAGATAAGGAAGTGAAACGTCTGGGGGTTAAAGCACTGAACCTCGACGAATTGATTAAGCATTTCAAAATGGAAGATAGCAACTTCTTTTTTGAATCCTTGGGCCGCGGTGACATCAGTGTTCAACAAATCGCTCATGCGCTGCAAATACCTGAACTGGAACCCGCACAGCTAAGATACAGTCCCCAAAAAAACCTGCCCAGGTCACAAATAACTGTCGGCGGTATCGACAACATTGAAACATCGCTTGCAAAATGCTGCTCTCCTGTCAAAGGAGACAATATTATTGGTTTTATTTCTCATAAAAGAGGTATTACCATCCACCGCCGCAATTGCCCTAATATCTTGGCACTTGATCCGGAAAAGAAGTTACAGCTCATTGCTGCCGAGTGGAATAGTGGGCAGCAAACCCGCCATATCGTGCCCATCGTTATCCATGCTTATAATAGCCAAACCCTGTTAAACGATGTCTCGCAGATTTTGTTCCAATCAAAAGTTCATATTACTGATGCGTCATTGAGAACTCATACCGATTTATCTGCGATATTGTATATGTCAATTCTGATTGAAAATACCGCTCAACTGAGCCAGGTGCTGAGCAGGATCAGTCAATTGCCCACCATCACTGCAGTTAAGCGCAAAACCTGA